Proteins co-encoded in one Verrucomicrobiota bacterium genomic window:
- the cysS gene encoding cysteine--tRNA ligase, producing the protein MSVRLFDTLKREVRPLEETQSGEFLYYCCGPTVYGPAHIGNFRTFLIQDVLRRVLEVSGFSVKHVRNLTDVDDKTIRHSQSQGKTLGEFTDYWTGFFHQDCTELNILTPHVEPSAVKTIPEQIAMIEKLMQSGFAYAGQDGSVYFKINAFKTYGRLSHLQQREIQVGASAFGAGDADEYTKDNASDFALWKSHKPEDGANGWEAPWGKGRPGWHIECSAMCKHYLGDTIDLHSGGEDLVFPHHENEIAQSEAANGVEFCRHWFHIAHLMVDGAKMSKSLGNLYTLDDIKKRGFTANEMRYVLISGFYRQPLNFTFDSMHAASSALGKLRKMAEQVALVADEKIDLVLNFRPQKQFIYAGEFVDFWMSLQDDLNIPKALGGLFTGVKKVEDALKSGTLTQDAAKLILLDLGQALYALGLHLPEAKGEINVVAEIPEDVQQLAQGRWDAKQSKDWAKADEIRKLLDGMGWIIKDRKDGFDIVAK; encoded by the coding sequence ATGTCAGTCCGTCTTTTTGATACACTTAAGCGTGAAGTTCGTCCCTTGGAGGAAACTCAATCCGGGGAATTCCTCTATTATTGCTGTGGACCTACGGTTTATGGCCCCGCCCACATCGGCAATTTCCGGACTTTCCTGATTCAGGATGTGCTCCGCCGAGTCTTAGAGGTTTCCGGTTTTTCCGTCAAACATGTCCGGAACCTGACGGATGTGGATGATAAGACTATCCGTCATTCCCAGTCCCAAGGGAAAACGCTTGGGGAATTCACAGATTACTGGACAGGTTTTTTTCATCAGGATTGTACAGAGCTTAATATCCTGACTCCCCATGTCGAGCCCAGCGCGGTCAAAACGATTCCCGAGCAAATTGCGATGATTGAAAAGCTCATGCAATCGGGCTTTGCCTACGCAGGCCAGGACGGATCGGTTTATTTTAAGATTAATGCCTTTAAAACCTACGGACGCCTGTCCCATTTACAACAGAGGGAGATCCAGGTCGGTGCATCGGCATTTGGTGCCGGTGATGCGGATGAATATACTAAGGATAACGCCTCGGATTTTGCACTTTGGAAATCACATAAGCCCGAGGACGGGGCCAACGGCTGGGAAGCTCCTTGGGGTAAAGGCCGTCCGGGCTGGCATATCGAGTGCAGTGCCATGTGTAAACATTATCTAGGGGATACGATCGATTTGCATTCCGGGGGCGAGGATCTTGTTTTTCCCCATCATGAGAATGAAATCGCCCAGAGCGAGGCGGCTAATGGTGTGGAATTCTGCCGGCATTGGTTCCATATCGCCCACCTGATGGTGGATGGGGCAAAAATGAGTAAGAGCCTAGGGAATCTCTATACCCTCGACGATATTAAAAAACGCGGTTTTACCGCTAATGAAATGCGTTATGTCCTGATCAGCGGCTTTTACCGCCAGCCGTTGAATTTCACCTTTGACTCGATGCATGCCGCTAGCAGTGCCTTGGGCAAATTGCGTAAGATGGCCGAGCAAGTTGCACTAGTGGCTGATGAAAAGATCGATCTTGTTTTAAATTTCCGCCCTCAAAAACAATTTATTTATGCCGGTGAATTTGTCGATTTTTGGATGTCATTACAGGATGACTTGAATATTCCCAAAGCCCTTGGTGGCCTTTTTACGGGGGTGAAAAAAGTCGAGGATGCTTTAAAGTCGGGCACTCTCACCCAAGACGCTGCGAAACTCATCCTTTTGGATCTCGGGCAGGCTCTTTATGCTTTGGGACTACATTTGCCTGAGGCGAAGGGGGAAATAAATGTCGTTGCCGAAATCCCCGAGGATGTGCAGCAACTTGCGCAGGGGCGCTGGGATGCTAAACAATCCAAGGACTGGGCTAAAGCGGACGAAATCCGTAAGCTACTCGACGGGATGGGGTGGATTATTAAAGACCGTAAGGATGGATTTGATATAGTAGCGAAATGA
- a CDS encoding FAD-dependent oxidoreductase has protein sequence MKTYDFIVIGGGSAGYAAARTAREYTDAVAIIDGAKELSGLCILRGCMPSKTLIYSAEILHLAQKGKLFGLDIPEAAADMRKLHERKSRIVGEFAGYRQEQITSGRFDFYPSYARFVSPNEIELTDGTRLAGKRFFISTGSTVSVPPISGLSTVPFWTSDHILDLDFIPESVIVLGGGVVACELAQYLARIGSRVTQIQRSEHILKETTPEAAEVIEKAFTDEGMALFTGTQIEKINYSDDQFTVVFNHLGKLSTQKAKYLFNALGREAATKGLNLDAAEIKLRANGKIDANEYQQTSNAAVYAGGDCTGPYEIVHIAIQQGEVAGKHALGQITTPMNYNNLLSVVFTDPQVALCGTTEKDLKKKGIPYISASYPFDDHGKSILMEAKRGYVKVIAHAQTGKLLGAEIVGKDAGELIHIFSTAIALGATAADMVKAPWYHPTLAEIVTYPLEEIAEKILS, from the coding sequence ATGAAAACTTACGATTTTATCGTTATTGGAGGGGGAAGTGCCGGGTATGCCGCTGCGCGGACGGCCCGGGAATATACGGATGCAGTCGCGATTATCGATGGGGCCAAAGAGCTCAGTGGACTGTGCATTTTGCGAGGGTGTATGCCCTCGAAGACACTGATTTATTCTGCTGAGATCCTGCACCTCGCCCAAAAAGGCAAACTATTTGGTTTAGACATTCCGGAGGCCGCCGCAGACATGCGCAAATTGCACGAGCGTAAATCGCGAATTGTCGGGGAGTTTGCAGGGTATCGGCAGGAACAGATTACATCCGGACGTTTTGATTTTTACCCGTCCTACGCGCGTTTTGTTTCACCAAATGAAATCGAGCTCACTGATGGTACCCGGCTGGCGGGAAAGAGGTTTTTTATCTCGACGGGCTCGACGGTCAGTGTGCCTCCGATTTCAGGCTTGTCTACTGTTCCCTTCTGGACGAGTGATCATATCCTAGATTTGGATTTTATCCCGGAGTCGGTGATTGTGTTAGGCGGTGGAGTGGTGGCTTGCGAACTCGCCCAGTACCTCGCCCGGATTGGTTCCCGTGTCACGCAGATCCAGAGGAGTGAACACATTCTCAAGGAGACAACCCCGGAAGCTGCCGAAGTCATCGAAAAAGCATTCACGGATGAGGGAATGGCTCTTTTTACTGGGACACAAATCGAGAAAATCAATTATTCCGATGATCAGTTCACGGTTGTTTTTAATCACCTGGGGAAACTATCCACACAAAAAGCAAAGTATCTCTTTAATGCGCTGGGCCGTGAGGCCGCGACGAAAGGTTTGAATCTTGATGCTGCCGAGATCAAGCTCAGGGCCAACGGCAAGATTGACGCCAATGAGTACCAGCAAACCAGCAATGCCGCAGTTTATGCGGGTGGAGACTGCACGGGGCCTTACGAGATTGTCCATATCGCGATCCAGCAGGGTGAAGTGGCCGGGAAACACGCCCTAGGACAAATCACGACTCCCATGAATTATAACAATTTGCTCAGTGTAGTCTTTACCGATCCTCAAGTGGCCCTCTGTGGCACTACGGAAAAAGATCTCAAGAAAAAAGGGATTCCTTACATTTCGGCCAGTTATCCCTTTGATGATCACGGCAAGTCCATCCTGATGGAGGCCAAGCGGGGTTATGTCAAAGTCATTGCTCATGCACAGACAGGCAAATTACTCGGTGCGGAAATCGTCGGTAAAGATGCCGGTGAATTGATCCATATTTTCTCCACTGCCATTGCCCTCGGGGCCACGGCCGCTGACATGGTGAAAGCGCCTTGGTATCATCCGACCTTGGCAGAGATCGTGACCTATCCACTGGAAGAGATTGCCGAGAAGATTTTGTCTTAA
- the aroB gene encoding 3-dehydroquinate synthase gives MQQIVPVKLGSRSYDIHIGAGVSAQIADVLKQQAFFKRGMIVTDQRVSGLYLRKIRKTLSEAGYETGEYILPPGETSKTLSYCEKVLSQMAKDNLERNSFIIALGGGVIGDLAGFVASCYLRGIRFVHIPTTLLAMVDSSVGGKTGVNLPEGKNLVGAFYQPVSVLADLDMLKSLSDREFSAGMAEVIKYGVIRDKPFFYFLEKNIEKIKDKDLETLTEIVKRCCEIKAEVVSEDEHETTGLREILNFGHTIGHGIEAVGGYGKLLHGEAIAVGMVLEAKLAAEKLGFSADASNRLRKLLEAFDLPTKIPAVDKGLLLRSMARDKKVRDGKLRFSIPEDFGATATGIEFSEDEVRRVI, from the coding sequence ATGCAGCAAATTGTTCCAGTCAAACTCGGGTCGCGTTCCTATGACATCCATATCGGTGCGGGTGTTTCCGCGCAAATTGCGGATGTCCTTAAACAACAGGCATTTTTTAAGAGGGGGATGATCGTCACCGACCAGAGGGTTTCAGGCCTCTACCTGAGGAAGATCAGGAAGACCTTGTCTGAAGCCGGATACGAGACGGGTGAATATATCCTTCCTCCGGGGGAAACAAGCAAAACCCTTTCGTACTGTGAAAAAGTCTTGAGCCAAATGGCCAAAGATAATCTGGAGAGGAACTCATTTATTATTGCCTTGGGCGGTGGTGTGATCGGGGATCTAGCTGGTTTTGTCGCCTCCTGTTACCTCAGGGGCATCCGTTTTGTCCATATCCCCACGACTTTACTGGCGATGGTGGATTCATCTGTGGGCGGGAAAACAGGGGTGAATCTCCCCGAGGGCAAGAATCTTGTCGGTGCTTTTTACCAACCCGTCAGTGTCCTCGCCGATCTGGATATGCTGAAGAGCCTTTCCGATAGGGAATTCTCCGCTGGCATGGCTGAAGTGATCAAGTACGGGGTGATCCGGGATAAACCTTTTTTCTATTTCCTCGAAAAGAACATCGAGAAAATCAAAGATAAAGATTTGGAAACCCTTACTGAGATCGTTAAGCGTTGTTGCGAGATTAAAGCAGAAGTGGTCTCCGAGGATGAGCATGAAACAACAGGGTTACGCGAGATTTTAAATTTCGGCCATACGATCGGCCACGGCATCGAAGCGGTCGGGGGGTATGGCAAATTGCTCCATGGTGAGGCCATCGCCGTCGGGATGGTCTTGGAGGCGAAATTAGCTGCCGAAAAGCTGGGCTTCTCCGCTGACGCATCGAACCGCCTACGCAAATTGCTGGAGGCTTTTGACCTACCGACAAAGATTCCAGCTGTGGACAAGGGGCTTTTACTCCGTTCCATGGCCCGGGATAAAAAAGTCCGTGACGGGAAATTGCGTTTTTCTATTCCTGAGGATTTCGGGGCGACTGCCACCGGGATTGAATTCAGCGAGGATGAAGTCCGCAGGGTTATATAA
- the dprA gene encoding DNA-processing protein DprA: protein MDKREALLILNLIPQIGPVRVRKLLERFGEPADILAANRKSLQEVNGIGAEIAQNIIDWEKHVDLEAELNAVEKAGARLLIEDDGEYPGNLREIYDPPLVLYVMGKLLPRDDKGIAVVGSRETSNYGMETAKKLSYQMAYSGVSVISGLARGIDTAAHQGALAAKGRTVAVIGAGLNQIYPPENQSLADKIIETGSAVISEFPMNAKPTPQNFPMRNRIVSGMSMGTLVVEADLKSGALITARMALDQGKLLFAVPGRIDSLRSRGCHQLIKQGAKLVEDVGDVLSEFEFLFPKEDNSAGEKPALARADLSDNEALIYKLIETDEVDIDTLIEKSNLPSPTVSATLLGLELKRLVKQLPGKRFVRVG from the coding sequence ATGGATAAACGTGAAGCACTCTTGATTTTAAATTTGATCCCGCAGATCGGGCCGGTGCGTGTGCGCAAATTGCTCGAGCGTTTTGGGGAGCCAGCGGATATACTTGCGGCGAACCGCAAATCATTACAGGAAGTAAATGGTATCGGTGCGGAAATCGCGCAGAATATCATTGATTGGGAGAAACATGTTGATTTGGAGGCTGAGCTCAACGCCGTGGAAAAGGCCGGGGCCCGCCTTCTCATTGAAGATGATGGAGAGTATCCCGGTAACCTGCGTGAGATTTATGATCCCCCTTTGGTTCTTTATGTCATGGGCAAATTGCTCCCGCGTGATGACAAAGGAATAGCCGTGGTGGGCTCACGAGAGACCAGCAACTACGGGATGGAGACCGCAAAGAAGCTTTCCTACCAAATGGCCTATTCAGGCGTGAGTGTCATCAGCGGCTTGGCCCGTGGGATCGATACCGCCGCTCATCAGGGGGCTCTGGCGGCAAAGGGACGGACTGTGGCGGTCATCGGTGCTGGGCTGAATCAAATTTATCCTCCAGAAAACCAGTCGCTAGCAGATAAGATTATCGAGACGGGATCAGCTGTGATTAGTGAATTCCCCATGAATGCGAAGCCCACCCCGCAGAATTTCCCCATGCGCAACCGTATCGTCAGTGGGATGAGTATGGGCACTCTTGTCGTCGAGGCGGATCTCAAAAGCGGGGCCCTCATTACCGCACGGATGGCCCTCGACCAAGGAAAATTGCTTTTTGCGGTCCCCGGTCGGATCGACAGCCTGCGTAGTCGGGGCTGCCACCAGTTGATCAAACAGGGCGCGAAACTTGTCGAGGATGTCGGGGATGTATTAAGCGAATTTGAGTTCCTTTTCCCGAAGGAAGACAATTCTGCCGGTGAAAAACCTGCCCTCGCACGGGCTGATCTCAGCGATAATGAAGCGTTGATTTATAAACTCATCGAAACCGACGAGGTGGATATCGACACCCTGATCGAAAAAAGCAATTTGCCCAGCCCTACAGTCTCCGCCACCTTACTCGGGCTCGAGCTCAAACGTCTGGTGAAACAACTCCCCGGAAAACGTTTTGTCCGTGTGGGTTAA
- a CDS encoding DNA topoisomerase III codes for MGKTLVIAEKPSVAADITKALGGFKKEKDFFESDHMVVTSAIGHLVELCLSPELEKKRGKWSFENLPVIPEAFSLRPIEKTEARFKLLSKLLKRKDIDDVINACDSGREGELIFRYITQLAKSQKPVRRLWLRSMTKNAICDGFEKLRNGEELDHLADAAVCRSESDWLIGINGTRAFTALVSKGGGFHLTTVGRVQTPTLAILVDREAKIRRFEAKTYWEVHALFKAEAGTYEGRWFDEGFKKPAQEEGDDEVNHARAERLWDIKKAEAIRSKCEGKPGITEESKKPASQMPPLLYDLTSLQREANKRFGLSAKRTLQIAQALYERHKVITYPRTDSRALPEDYIEVVNQTMGMLKGTSSFGQYAAEALNKKMIHPNKRIFNNAKISDHFAIIPTTTAAVKLEEFEYKVYDMITRRFIAVFFPAAQFEITTRITRVESEPFKTEGKVLVEPGWLAVYGRTVQNAESPDEDEDEKEKSIIPVGDGKNVQTQNIDVLEALTKPPARYSEATLLSAMEGAGKFVEDDDLREAMSEKGIGTPATRAAIIDGLIYEQYIRRDGRELIPTTKGITLISLLRGINIPTLCSPEMTGGWEHKLKRMEKGEFTRQEFMREISSLTSEIVEKARNTTSIEDIAGEFVTLKTPCPKCGGTVKENLRTFKCLACDFVIWKSISGRTWEPVEVEELIEKKQVGPLSGFKSKMGRPFSALIKLNAENKSEFVFEGGPNGESGEQEYDFSSQESLGKCPVCTSNVYETPVSYVCEKAVGKDKSCTFRSGKMILQQPLDILQMRKLLSEGKTDFLPKFISTKTKRPFAALLKIGKGGKTEFEFAPREKKPKGGKKVVSKTNEEAVAAPTENP; via the coding sequence ATGGGTAAAACACTTGTCATAGCGGAAAAACCGAGCGTTGCCGCCGATATCACGAAGGCTTTGGGCGGCTTCAAAAAGGAAAAAGACTTTTTTGAAAGTGATCACATGGTCGTGACATCTGCCATCGGCCACTTGGTCGAGCTTTGCCTGTCTCCAGAACTTGAGAAGAAACGTGGTAAATGGAGTTTTGAGAATCTCCCCGTCATTCCAGAGGCATTTTCCCTGCGCCCGATTGAAAAAACAGAGGCCCGGTTCAAACTGTTGAGTAAATTACTCAAGCGCAAGGATATTGATGACGTCATTAATGCATGTGACTCGGGGCGTGAAGGGGAGCTGATCTTCCGTTACATCACGCAGTTAGCCAAAAGTCAAAAGCCTGTGAGACGTTTGTGGCTCCGGTCCATGACCAAAAATGCGATTTGCGACGGGTTTGAAAAATTACGTAACGGTGAAGAGCTCGATCACCTCGCCGATGCTGCTGTGTGCCGTTCGGAATCCGATTGGCTCATCGGGATCAATGGCACCCGCGCCTTTACCGCGCTCGTCTCCAAAGGGGGGGGATTTCACCTCACGACTGTGGGACGCGTACAGACCCCGACCCTAGCCATTCTCGTCGACCGCGAAGCTAAAATCCGGAGGTTCGAGGCGAAAACTTATTGGGAAGTCCACGCCCTTTTCAAGGCAGAGGCTGGGACTTATGAGGGCCGGTGGTTTGATGAAGGATTTAAGAAGCCTGCCCAGGAAGAAGGCGATGATGAGGTGAATCATGCCCGTGCTGAGCGCCTGTGGGATATAAAGAAGGCTGAGGCGATCCGTTCCAAATGCGAGGGGAAACCTGGCATCACCGAAGAGTCGAAGAAACCAGCCTCACAAATGCCTCCCTTGTTATACGATCTGACCTCGTTGCAGCGTGAGGCGAATAAACGTTTTGGACTTTCGGCTAAACGCACATTGCAAATTGCACAAGCCCTTTACGAGAGACACAAGGTCATTACATATCCGAGGACCGATTCTCGTGCCTTGCCTGAAGATTATATCGAGGTCGTGAACCAAACGATGGGGATGCTCAAAGGGACATCATCTTTTGGACAGTATGCAGCCGAGGCATTAAATAAAAAAATGATCCATCCGAATAAACGGATATTTAATAATGCTAAAATCTCGGATCACTTTGCCATTATCCCCACGACGACCGCAGCGGTAAAGCTCGAGGAATTCGAGTACAAGGTCTATGACATGATCACGCGCCGGTTTATTGCGGTTTTTTTCCCAGCAGCACAATTTGAAATCACCACCCGGATCACCCGGGTCGAAAGTGAACCCTTTAAGACCGAAGGTAAAGTGCTTGTGGAGCCCGGTTGGCTAGCGGTTTACGGGCGCACGGTTCAAAACGCCGAGTCTCCGGATGAAGACGAGGATGAGAAGGAAAAGTCGATTATCCCTGTCGGCGACGGGAAAAATGTCCAAACCCAAAATATCGATGTGCTGGAAGCCCTGACAAAACCCCCGGCCCGTTATTCGGAAGCCACCCTATTATCCGCGATGGAAGGGGCGGGTAAATTTGTCGAGGATGATGATCTCCGTGAGGCCATGAGTGAAAAAGGCATCGGGACCCCGGCTACACGTGCCGCGATTATTGACGGCCTTATTTATGAGCAATACATCCGCCGTGATGGGCGCGAGCTCATCCCGACGACCAAGGGCATTACCCTGATCTCGCTTCTGAGAGGGATTAATATTCCGACCCTTTGCTCCCCCGAAATGACGGGAGGATGGGAGCATAAACTTAAACGGATGGAAAAGGGCGAGTTTACTCGCCAAGAATTCATGCGCGAGATTTCCAGCCTGACCAGCGAGATTGTGGAAAAAGCTCGGAATACCACGAGTATTGAAGATATCGCTGGGGAATTCGTCACTTTAAAGACTCCTTGTCCGAAATGCGGAGGCACGGTGAAAGAAAACCTCCGGACATTCAAATGTCTGGCTTGTGATTTTGTCATCTGGAAAAGTATTTCAGGGCGCACATGGGAGCCTGTCGAGGTGGAGGAGTTAATTGAGAAAAAACAGGTCGGGCCCCTTTCCGGATTCAAGAGTAAAATGGGACGCCCCTTCTCGGCTTTGATTAAATTAAATGCTGAGAACAAATCAGAGTTTGTCTTTGAAGGTGGACCTAATGGTGAGAGTGGCGAGCAGGAATATGATTTTTCCAGCCAGGAATCCCTCGGGAAATGTCCGGTTTGCACATCGAATGTCTATGAAACACCCGTCAGCTATGTTTGCGAAAAAGCGGTAGGCAAGGACAAGTCCTGCACTTTCCGTTCCGGCAAAATGATTTTGCAACAACCACTGGATATCCTCCAGATGCGCAAATTGCTTTCGGAGGGGAAAACAGATTTCTTGCCAAAATTCATTTCCACAAAGACTAAACGCCCGTTTGCAGCCTTGCTTAAAATAGGGAAGGGCGGCAAGACGGAGTTTGAATTCGCCCCCCGCGAGAAAAAGCCTAAGGGCGGCAAAAAAGTCGTTTCAAAAACTAATGAAGAAGCAGTCGCCGCACCTACCGAAAACCCCTAA
- a CDS encoding tyrosine recombinase XerC, with translation MKKQSPHLPKTPNVPSPLEPTTHQGIDPLHEAFLGYMNLERGASEKTLRNYRQNILEFVIWYEATYRKKPDWETLTLHDFRFYLSEISGKLARATVLLRLSGLRSFYKYLIRSKRLTENPLRNLRSPKKTRGLPVFLNHTQIEKLLNAPLEMMAAAQAQMIKPATGQKKKQGRPSSPVLALRDAAWLELFYSSGLRISELVNLRRQDLDESAEVVRVMGKGAKERMVPVGEPAIKALEKYWVQAGQPKGDEFIFSAKSRKPLSVLSVQTRLKKYLAFAGIDPKVTPHKLRHSFATHLLQNGADLRSVQEMLGHKSLAATQVYTHLTPERMKKVYDQTHPRA, from the coding sequence ATGAAGAAGCAGTCGCCGCACCTACCGAAAACCCCTAACGTGCCGTCACCCTTGGAGCCGACGACACACCAAGGGATTGATCCGCTTCACGAGGCGTTTCTCGGGTACATGAATCTGGAAAGGGGGGCTTCTGAAAAGACATTGAGGAATTACAGGCAAAACATCCTGGAGTTCGTGATTTGGTATGAAGCGACTTACCGGAAGAAACCCGATTGGGAGACGCTGACCCTCCATGATTTCCGTTTTTACCTCTCTGAAATAAGCGGGAAACTCGCGCGGGCGACGGTTTTACTCAGGCTCTCGGGATTACGCTCGTTCTATAAGTACCTCATCAGGTCGAAGCGTTTGACGGAAAATCCCCTGCGCAATTTGCGCTCGCCAAAAAAAACGAGGGGGTTACCGGTTTTTTTGAATCATACCCAGATCGAAAAACTGCTCAACGCACCGTTAGAGATGATGGCCGCCGCACAAGCGCAAATGATCAAGCCAGCGACCGGCCAGAAGAAAAAACAAGGACGTCCGAGTAGCCCTGTGTTAGCCCTGAGGGATGCAGCTTGGTTAGAGTTATTTTATAGCAGCGGGTTACGTATTAGTGAATTAGTGAATCTCCGGCGGCAGGATCTGGATGAATCGGCAGAAGTCGTGCGGGTAATGGGTAAGGGTGCAAAAGAAAGAATGGTGCCAGTCGGTGAGCCTGCAATCAAGGCACTGGAAAAATATTGGGTCCAGGCCGGGCAACCTAAAGGTGATGAGTTTATTTTCTCTGCAAAATCACGAAAACCCTTAAGTGTATTATCCGTGCAAACAAGGTTGAAAAAATATTTGGCATTTGCGGGGATTGATCCAAAGGTCACCCCCCACAAATTGCGCCATTCATTTGCGACACATTTGCTCCAGAACGGGGCAGATTTACGGAGTGTCCAAGAAATGCTTGGTCATAAAAGCCTGGCCGCCACCCAGGTGTATACCCATCTGACCCCGGAACGCATGAAAAAAGTTTACGATCAAACCCATCCACGCGCATGA
- a CDS encoding 3-deoxy-D-manno-octulosonic acid transferase, which translates to MILLILYNFLFSLVFLLALPFYAYKMVKRGKYRDGILERFGVYSPALRKELRGKTVIWIQAVSVGEVMAALKLIDELKAQYTQAKILLTTTTARGYQVATQKVPADVVVAYYPLDFYAPVLSAFLTFRPQLILLMEGEIWPNMMWMAKRAGIPVGLANADLSRRSERRYKRFGILFRPIFKIFTWVFTQTREDEGRFDPLGVRKEALQTVGSLKFDTAIPTRPLPFDAGKLLILCGVGQARPIFVAGSTHEGEEEVIIRVYQKLKEQFPGLFLILAPRHDERTKEVEGILDRFGVGYSKRTEMVESGVIDLAGSDCLLINTTGELRAWYEAATVIVIGNSLVGHKGGHNIIEAAITGHPVIYGPNMQDWEQIAAQFVCAGAAIQVATEDALILEIAGLLNNPSQKEEVGQKAKDLILKNMGAAKRTVEIISRCVK; encoded by the coding sequence ATGATTCTCCTGATTCTTTATAATTTCCTTTTTTCGCTCGTGTTCCTCCTGGCGCTGCCATTTTATGCCTATAAAATGGTCAAACGAGGTAAATACCGTGACGGTATCCTCGAACGTTTTGGGGTTTATTCCCCCGCCTTAAGAAAAGAACTCCGTGGGAAAACGGTCATCTGGATTCAAGCCGTCAGTGTCGGCGAGGTGATGGCGGCATTAAAGTTAATCGACGAGCTCAAGGCACAATACACGCAGGCTAAAATCCTCCTGACGACCACAACGGCGCGTGGGTATCAAGTCGCGACACAAAAGGTGCCCGCCGATGTGGTTGTCGCTTATTACCCGCTGGATTTTTATGCGCCGGTGCTTTCGGCATTCCTGACATTCCGGCCGCAATTAATCCTGCTTATGGAAGGTGAAATCTGGCCGAATATGATGTGGATGGCCAAACGGGCGGGAATCCCTGTGGGTTTGGCGAATGCCGATCTTTCCCGACGTTCGGAACGGCGTTATAAACGGTTTGGAATCCTCTTCCGGCCGATTTTCAAAATCTTCACATGGGTATTTACCCAGACACGTGAAGATGAGGGAAGGTTTGATCCGTTGGGCGTGAGAAAGGAGGCTCTCCAAACTGTGGGTAGCCTGAAATTTGATACGGCGATCCCGACACGTCCACTGCCCTTTGACGCCGGAAAATTATTGATACTATGTGGGGTAGGACAGGCACGCCCGATTTTTGTTGCGGGGAGTACCCATGAAGGGGAAGAAGAGGTCATTATCCGTGTTTACCAGAAGCTCAAGGAGCAATTTCCCGGTTTATTCCTGATTCTGGCTCCGCGCCATGATGAAAGAACCAAAGAAGTCGAGGGGATCTTGGACCGCTTTGGTGTGGGATACTCAAAAAGAACCGAGATGGTCGAGTCCGGTGTGATCGACCTTGCGGGTTCGGATTGTCTCTTGATTAATACCACGGGTGAGCTCAGGGCTTGGTATGAGGCGGCAACCGTGATTGTTATTGGAAACAGCCTCGTCGGGCACAAGGGCGGGCATAATATTATCGAGGCGGCGATTACCGGGCATCCTGTCATCTATGGTCCAAATATGCAGGATTGGGAGCAAATTGCCGCGCAATTTGTCTGCGCCGGGGCTGCTATCCAGGTGGCGACAGAAGATGCCTTGATTCTTGAAATTGCTGGATTACTGAATAACCCTTCACAAAAGGAAGAGGTTGGACAAAAAGCCAAGGATTTAATCCTCAAAAATATGGGGGCAGCGAAGCGAACAGTGGAAATAATCAGCCGCTGTGTGAAGTAA